The Spirochaeta isovalerica genome includes a window with the following:
- a CDS encoding membrane lipoprotein lipid attachment site-containing protein has protein sequence MKKSVILIIAAFLLSGCFDFLPFYKYDSDPEPVYVHWSVTGGGTDWKINETGKWGNGGAEIFFDGNTFQANSVWSEGRAPAFGNLTAFGPLSPFQIMTGYLQSFLSGIDFSTPGISISTDISGTLVTYTAYTGEVGWSIPYEAEIDGFTFLDYLDPNQLSGSGTLAVVEFNTQSDDPFLQGQGLAVFHNGYPGGLLYFAFEHHSGYISLFHLNYSSSSQSVDYFGQLEADYKWYFFPY, from the coding sequence GTGAAAAAATCTGTAATTCTGATAATCGCGGCATTTCTGCTGTCCGGATGTTTTGATTTTCTCCCTTTTTACAAATACGACTCCGATCCCGAGCCGGTTTATGTGCATTGGAGCGTTACCGGCGGGGGAACTGACTGGAAAATCAATGAAACCGGTAAATGGGGGAACGGTGGAGCGGAAATTTTTTTTGATGGAAACACTTTTCAGGCAAATTCCGTATGGAGTGAAGGGCGGGCTCCGGCTTTCGGCAATTTAACTGCATTCGGCCCATTATCTCCTTTCCAAATCATGACCGGGTATCTGCAGAGTTTTTTAAGCGGTATCGACTTTTCCACTCCCGGCATATCAATAAGCACCGATATAAGCGGAACTCTTGTCACTTACACCGCCTATACGGGAGAGGTAGGATGGAGTATCCCCTATGAAGCGGAAATTGATGGTTTTACATTTCTCGATTATCTGGATCCCAATCAGCTTTCCGGTTCCGGGACTCTTGCGGTCGTCGAATTCAATACGCAAAGCGATGATCCCTTTCTCCAGGGGCAGGGACTAGCTGTCTTTCACAATGGGTATCCCGGGGGATTGCTCTATTTCGCATTCGAACACCACAGCGGTTACATCTCCCTTTTTCACCTCAATTATTCCAGTTCTTCCCAGAGCGTAGACTATTTCGGACAGCTGGAAGCCGACTATAAGTGGTACTTTTTCCCTTATTGA
- a CDS encoding DEAD/DEAH box helicase: protein MEQQFLFDDFEPGFQEPQPEKVRKTKKSPSKSSKKKAEKKTVDEQPLSLFDDLPLFASADLFQPDLFSQPEPRKAVTPKSKVIKTSKKSKKGETAESVPAELSDRERQSDAQIISEPLPEKHREAEPVLEPDHEQPPEPERKTVNESERLPEPEPEPIPEEPPEEKPPWSHGFVIEPDFFTDTMTRGLSATAYHLNNYPGEEENPLHPWGTSDETGELSGLEEKFHKLLKKNKGLYRLSDAFNQIELGEIGSFYYRDYRGLIDVHVREILETRISFVFYDHKGGDPFYMPQVTFSDGKTSSRTLYLPHEFYNDSGLFYLLDIHSAVIFYMRQVNEASDWIIDFFANCTSMSEEEIISLSERVGKGLPEGIFVELPQSRIEYVNPEPVPILEFSERGRKSRISLFFRYEDREFAFRKNTTASFISEKTDDVTTIINRNTAFELEAFNYFCEVMEDKLIYSDLEFRDGFTFEFKSSVDKMLLHFGEQLISDGAELRRRGTKQKIRMAAGFSFNVNKSHDWLDIKARIKDTEGNLDDPVFDSFTPGDPLMKGRSGFYLIRQADLEKLEQLRNMGMDDDGELSLSSFNLGMIDVLYDEIENRDNEEVLRLGKAIEGLQHFDEIEEAEPPEGLNATLRHYQQAGLNWLYFLNQYNLNGCLADDMGLGKTIQTLALLMKLKNEGKLEKALIVVPVSTMPNWQDEAEKFTPSLKTLRHYGPGRAKTELELQDFDIILVSFHTLRNDIELFSSMDFTYLILDEAQNIKNASSQIFKSVKLVHARHRLSLTGTPIENNTMDLWAQFDFLNPGLLSSAEQYKRRFARPIEDENDEGATELLRKIVFPFILRRKKEDVVKDLPEKEEIIQHIELGYEQRKLYNEIREYYRNKVSDSVNDNGVAGSQMVIFEALLRLRQAANFPKMVSEEYSHIIPAKFEMLKDLIKEILEENHKILIFSQFVKSLHIIRDYLDQAGITYSYLDGQTRDRDGQIKSFQNDESNRVFLISLKAGGVGINLTSADYVVLFDPWWNPAIEAQAIARSHRIGQQNRVIAYKFIAKDTVEDKILEMQNRKKMLVEDVVSTESSFFKSLGKEDVVNLFS, encoded by the coding sequence ATGGAACAGCAGTTTCTATTTGATGACTTCGAACCGGGTTTCCAGGAGCCTCAGCCGGAGAAAGTAAGAAAAACAAAAAAAAGCCCCTCAAAGTCCTCAAAGAAGAAGGCAGAAAAGAAAACGGTAGATGAGCAGCCTCTCTCTCTTTTTGATGATCTTCCTCTCTTCGCATCAGCAGATCTCTTTCAGCCGGATCTCTTCTCCCAACCGGAACCCCGAAAGGCCGTTACGCCCAAGTCGAAAGTCATAAAAACATCGAAAAAGTCCAAAAAAGGCGAAACTGCTGAATCGGTTCCTGCGGAGCTTTCCGATAGGGAAAGACAATCGGACGCTCAAATCATATCCGAGCCTTTGCCGGAAAAGCATAGGGAAGCTGAACCTGTCCTGGAGCCTGATCATGAGCAGCCGCCGGAACCGGAAAGAAAAACCGTAAATGAGTCAGAACGTCTCCCCGAACCTGAACCCGAACCGATTCCGGAAGAGCCTCCTGAAGAGAAGCCTCCCTGGTCTCACGGTTTTGTTATCGAACCGGATTTTTTCACAGATACCATGACGAGGGGGCTTTCGGCAACGGCTTATCATCTCAATAATTATCCCGGAGAAGAGGAGAATCCCCTTCATCCCTGGGGAACATCTGATGAGACCGGTGAACTGTCCGGCCTGGAAGAAAAGTTTCACAAACTGCTTAAAAAAAACAAAGGACTTTATCGCCTTTCTGATGCTTTCAATCAGATCGAACTGGGTGAAATCGGTTCTTTCTATTACCGGGACTACCGGGGGCTCATCGATGTGCATGTGAGGGAAATACTGGAGACGCGCATCAGTTTCGTTTTTTACGATCATAAAGGGGGCGACCCCTTTTATATGCCTCAGGTGACATTCTCCGATGGAAAAACTTCTTCCCGGACTCTCTATCTCCCCCATGAATTCTACAACGACAGCGGCCTCTTCTACCTTCTTGATATACACAGCGCCGTTATTTTCTATATGCGGCAAGTTAATGAGGCATCAGACTGGATTATCGACTTTTTTGCAAACTGCACGTCCATGAGCGAAGAGGAAATTATCAGCCTGTCGGAAAGAGTGGGGAAGGGGCTGCCTGAAGGAATCTTCGTCGAACTGCCTCAGAGCAGAATCGAGTACGTTAATCCCGAGCCTGTTCCCATACTGGAATTCTCCGAAAGAGGAAGAAAGTCCCGAATCTCTCTTTTCTTTCGCTATGAAGACCGCGAATTTGCTTTCAGAAAAAACACGACAGCCTCATTCATATCCGAAAAAACTGATGATGTGACAACTATCATAAACAGGAATACGGCTTTTGAGCTTGAAGCTTTCAACTATTTCTGCGAAGTAATGGAAGACAAACTCATATACAGCGATCTCGAGTTCCGCGACGGCTTCACTTTCGAGTTCAAGAGTTCGGTGGACAAGATGCTCCTCCATTTCGGGGAACAGCTCATTTCCGACGGTGCCGAGCTGAGAAGGCGGGGAACCAAACAGAAGATCCGTATGGCCGCCGGATTCTCATTCAATGTCAACAAGAGCCATGACTGGCTCGATATAAAAGCGCGGATTAAAGATACGGAAGGGAATCTCGATGATCCCGTTTTTGACAGCTTCACTCCCGGCGATCCCCTTATGAAAGGGCGGAGCGGGTTCTACCTGATCCGTCAGGCCGATCTGGAAAAGCTGGAACAGCTCCGGAATATGGGAATGGATGACGACGGGGAACTGAGTCTCTCTTCCTTCAATCTGGGTATGATCGATGTTCTGTACGATGAGATTGAAAACCGCGACAACGAGGAGGTCCTCCGGCTCGGGAAGGCGATCGAAGGTCTTCAGCATTTTGATGAGATAGAAGAAGCCGAGCCTCCCGAAGGTCTGAACGCGACTCTCCGGCACTATCAGCAGGCGGGACTCAACTGGCTGTACTTTCTGAATCAGTATAACCTCAACGGCTGTCTGGCCGATGATATGGGACTGGGAAAAACGATCCAGACTCTGGCCCTGCTTATGAAGTTGAAAAACGAAGGGAAGCTTGAAAAAGCCCTGATCGTCGTTCCTGTCAGTACCATGCCCAACTGGCAGGATGAAGCTGAAAAATTCACGCCTTCTCTCAAGACTCTCCGTCACTACGGTCCCGGCAGGGCTAAAACGGAACTTGAGCTTCAGGACTTCGACATCATTCTGGTCAGCTTTCACACTCTCAGAAATGATATAGAGCTCTTCTCCTCAATGGATTTCACTTATCTCATACTCGATGAGGCCCAGAATATTAAAAACGCCTCCTCCCAGATATTCAAAAGCGTCAAACTGGTCCATGCAAGGCATCGCCTGTCTCTGACCGGTACACCTATCGAGAACAACACAATGGATCTCTGGGCCCAGTTCGACTTCCTCAACCCGGGACTTCTCAGTTCGGCGGAACAGTATAAGCGGCGATTCGCCCGGCCCATCGAGGATGAAAATGATGAAGGGGCGACGGAACTGCTCAGAAAAATCGTCTTTCCCTTTATTCTGCGCAGAAAGAAAGAAGACGTCGTCAAAGATCTTCCGGAAAAAGAGGAGATTATCCAGCATATCGAACTGGGATACGAACAGCGCAAGCTCTACAACGAGATTCGGGAATATTACCGGAATAAAGTCAGCGATTCTGTCAACGACAACGGTGTGGCGGGGTCGCAGATGGTTATATTCGAAGCCCTTCTCAGGCTCCGGCAGGCGGCAAACTTTCCGAAAATGGTTTCCGAGGAATACAGCCATATCATCCCCGCCAAGTTTGAAATGCTTAAGGACCTGATTAAAGAGATTCTAGAGGAGAATCACAAAATCCTCATCTTCTCCCAGTTTGTCAAATCTTTACATATCATACGTGATTATCTGGATCAGGCGGGAATCACCTATTCCTATCTGGACGGACAGACCCGGGACCGGGACGGGCAGATCAAGAGCTTTCAGAATGATGAGTCGAACCGCGTTTTCCTGATCAGCCTCAAAGCCGGGGGAGTGGGAATCAACCTCACATCAGCGGATTACGTCGTTCTCTTCGATCCCTGGTGGAATCCCGCTATCGAAGCCCAGGCCATTGCCAGAAGCCACAGGATCGGACAGCAGAACCGTGTTATCGCCTATAAGTTCATCGCCAAGGATACGGTGGAGGACAAGATTCTGGAGATGCAGAACCGCAAGAAGATGCTTGTGGAGGATGTCGTTTCCACGGAGAGCAGTTTCTTCAAATCTCTGGGGAAAGAGGATGTGGTGAATCTGTTCAGTTAG
- a CDS encoding MarR family winged helix-turn-helix transcriptional regulator, with protein sequence MNDSTLQHAKELLTYLENYLKQSGAETLKSDWIVDFSRWLLSSGEKENIAEEHDGSGMEDILIGMHLVNMANLLKKEQNRFATETPFSSFMDFQYLFVLNEHGDMTKSRLIFSNNMEMSSGVEVVNRLNKQGWIEEKENPDDRRSKLVSVTEEGRRTLDEYREQGLNIYKSCSIGLEDNDKKALLNSLGLLSRLQN encoded by the coding sequence ATGAATGATTCGACTCTACAACACGCCAAAGAACTACTGACCTATCTGGAAAATTACCTGAAGCAATCCGGTGCAGAGACTTTAAAATCTGACTGGATCGTCGATTTTTCCCGCTGGTTATTGAGCTCCGGAGAAAAGGAAAACATCGCAGAGGAACACGACGGTTCGGGAATGGAAGACATTCTGATCGGAATGCATCTGGTCAATATGGCCAACCTCCTGAAAAAAGAACAGAATCGGTTTGCGACCGAAACGCCCTTTTCATCCTTTATGGATTTCCAGTACCTTTTCGTTCTGAACGAACACGGAGACATGACAAAATCCCGGTTGATTTTTTCCAACAATATGGAAATGTCGTCGGGAGTTGAAGTGGTCAATCGTCTGAATAAACAGGGCTGGATAGAGGAGAAGGAGAACCCCGATGACCGGCGATCGAAACTGGTCAGCGTAACAGAAGAAGGACGGAGAACTCTGGATGAATACAGGGAACAGGGACTGAATATCTATAAATCCTGTTCTATCGGTTTGGAAGACAATGATAAAAAAGCTTTACTGAATTCGCTAGGTCTTTTAAGCCGGCTCCAGAACTGA
- a CDS encoding alpha/beta fold hydrolase, with protein sequence MKKKLIKRILLIIAIVIASLALLAVIVPLFISPSPLEDVVSVEEVQRNDSRFVTIPFEGTDGIEIHYREKGGADKDEPVFVLLHGSMYNLYSWDRVMDFFGSMGRVIAYDQVPYGLSEKMISGDWSGANPYTQEAAVDQLVALLDEFDLDQVYLVGSSYGGTLAVRTALEHEERVAGMILVDAAVFVSETMPEWLLESRQMENIGPLFARMMGNNVPFYESCYADPAFFNGKRKEDTMILTKVENWDAALWQYLKAWGAETYDFESRISSIDVPVLVISGSEDAIVPVEDSVKLDRLLPESKLEIINGAGHMPHEESPEKFIDIVTPWIDEVINSEASL encoded by the coding sequence ATGAAAAAGAAGCTTATTAAGAGAATTTTACTCATTATCGCTATTGTGATTGCCTCACTTGCATTGCTGGCAGTCATCGTTCCTCTGTTTATTTCTCCATCACCTCTAGAGGATGTGGTCTCTGTTGAAGAGGTTCAAAGGAACGACAGCCGTTTTGTCACTATTCCCTTTGAAGGGACTGATGGCATTGAAATCCATTATAGGGAAAAGGGCGGGGCAGATAAGGATGAACCTGTTTTTGTTCTCCTTCACGGCTCCATGTACAACCTGTATTCCTGGGACAGGGTTATGGACTTTTTCGGTTCCATGGGACGGGTCATCGCTTATGACCAGGTTCCCTACGGACTGAGTGAAAAAATGATATCCGGTGACTGGTCCGGAGCCAATCCCTATACACAGGAAGCGGCGGTAGATCAGCTAGTGGCTCTGCTCGATGAGTTTGATCTCGATCAGGTCTATCTGGTCGGTTCATCATACGGAGGTACTCTGGCAGTACGCACAGCCCTTGAGCATGAGGAGAGAGTCGCCGGTATGATACTGGTCGATGCGGCGGTGTTTGTCAGCGAAACCATGCCCGAATGGCTCCTGGAAAGTCGTCAGATGGAAAATATCGGTCCGCTTTTCGCCAGGATGATGGGAAACAATGTTCCCTTTTATGAATCCTGCTATGCCGACCCCGCTTTTTTCAACGGAAAGCGGAAGGAAGATACAATGATCCTGACAAAAGTGGAGAATTGGGATGCCGCTCTCTGGCAGTACCTGAAGGCCTGGGGGGCTGAGACTTATGATTTTGAGTCCCGAATTTCTTCCATCGATGTACCCGTCCTGGTCATTTCAGGAAGCGAAGACGCCATAGTACCCGTTGAAGACAGTGTGAAACTGGATCGATTGTTACCGGAATCAAAGCTGGAGATTATCAACGGCGCCGGGCATATGCCCCATGAGGAGAGTCCGGAGAAATTTATCGATATCGTAACCCCCTGGATTGATGAAGTCATAAACAGTGAGGCCTCCCTTTGA
- a CDS encoding ATP-binding cassette domain-containing protein: protein MISNTAISIEGLTRSYGGEMPAVDSISLSVQTGSVYALLGPNGAGKTTTISMLSTLLRPTSGTAKVAGLDIVREPGKVRRKIGTTFQEIVLEPDFTGRENLDYHARLYGMKKAERSGKIKELLALVELEEVADRPVKTYSGGMKRRLELARGLVADPEILILDEPTQGLDPQNRTKIWEYIKSRQEQKGITVLLTTHYMDEAEAVSDRVGIIDRGKIMAEGTPRELIDQMGSDGIRLKGTGDKVTLIRTLKDLPFVETVEAIGDMVQIGVDSGNRRLAEVVEKAFGCGYRIEDITLSKPTLEDVFLKHTGRHLRD from the coding sequence TTGATTTCAAACACCGCTATCAGTATTGAGGGTCTGACACGCTCCTACGGAGGGGAGATGCCGGCTGTGGACTCAATCAGTCTTTCGGTACAGACCGGTTCGGTCTACGCTCTGCTGGGACCGAACGGCGCCGGGAAAACAACAACCATATCCATGCTGTCCACGCTTCTCCGGCCTACGTCCGGCACGGCGAAAGTCGCCGGTCTGGATATCGTCAGGGAGCCGGGAAAAGTCCGCCGGAAAATCGGAACGACTTTTCAGGAAATCGTTCTGGAACCGGATTTCACAGGAAGGGAGAATCTTGACTATCACGCAAGATTGTACGGAATGAAAAAAGCCGAGCGAAGCGGGAAGATCAAAGAGCTGCTCGCGTTAGTGGAACTGGAAGAGGTGGCTGACCGCCCTGTGAAAACCTATTCCGGAGGGATGAAAAGGCGCCTTGAGCTGGCCCGCGGTCTAGTCGCAGATCCTGAGATTCTTATACTCGATGAGCCGACCCAGGGGTTGGATCCACAGAACCGGACAAAGATCTGGGAGTATATAAAATCACGGCAGGAACAAAAGGGAATAACCGTTTTGCTGACAACTCATTATATGGATGAAGCCGAAGCCGTATCGGACAGAGTGGGAATCATCGACAGGGGAAAAATCATGGCAGAGGGGACTCCCCGGGAGCTTATTGACCAGATGGGTTCCGATGGAATTCGCCTGAAGGGCACAGGGGATAAGGTAACCCTGATTCGGACTTTAAAAGATCTGCCTTTTGTAGAAACCGTGGAAGCCATAGGCGATATGGTCCAGATCGGCGTTGATTCAGGCAATCGCAGGCTGGCAGAGGTTGTGGAAAAGGCATTCGGCTGCGGTTACAGAATTGAAGATATCACTCTATCGAAACCAACCCTGGAAGATGTTTTTCTAAAGCACACAGGGCGGCATTTAAGAGACTGA
- a CDS encoding ABC transporter permease — protein MNATFIFWQKYMHKTLKHPEEIAGMLIQPLLWVVLFGVGMRGMMKGDNYMTFMIPGIVALTAVGAAIAGGSTWLNERLSGIVKKYRAAPVPRVSILSGHVLTITTKVLIQALIIFLVGLIMGAELNGNPFGWLGGLILIAAFGIGFSGLALAAATMTDSSEGYHMLIFLLQMPLLFLSNSLYPLASLPLWMRIGALANPTTYVVTGLRQTALDSAQSAGAAAIPLWICFAVSAGFALAGLAAAAKAFKKENR, from the coding sequence ATGAACGCTACATTTATTTTCTGGCAGAAATATATGCACAAGACGCTGAAGCATCCCGAGGAAATAGCCGGAATGCTGATTCAGCCTCTTCTCTGGGTCGTTCTTTTCGGCGTGGGTATGCGCGGCATGATGAAAGGGGATAATTATATGACCTTTATGATTCCTGGAATCGTCGCCCTTACAGCAGTAGGAGCCGCCATCGCAGGAGGATCGACCTGGTTGAACGAAAGGTTAAGCGGTATCGTAAAAAAATACAGAGCCGCTCCGGTTCCCCGGGTGAGCATCCTTTCAGGGCATGTTCTGACGATCACTACAAAAGTGCTCATTCAGGCACTTATCATTTTTCTGGTCGGCCTCATCATGGGAGCGGAATTGAACGGAAACCCCTTCGGATGGTTGGGCGGTTTGATTCTCATAGCTGCTTTCGGAATCGGTTTTTCCGGATTGGCTCTGGCCGCGGCAACTATGACTGACAGTTCCGAAGGATATCACATGCTCATTTTCCTTCTTCAAATGCCTCTGCTGTTTCTGAGCAACTCGCTGTATCCCCTTGCATCGCTTCCCCTGTGGATGCGTATCGGAGCTCTGGCCAATCCGACGACCTATGTGGTTACCGGGTTGCGGCAGACTGCACTCGATTCCGCTCAATCGGCAGGAGCCGCTGCGATTCCTCTCTGGATCTGTTTTGCCGTAAGCGCGGGGTTTGCCCTGGCGGGGCTGGCCGCAGCGGCTAAAGCTTTTAAAAAAGAGAACAGGTAA
- the mntA gene encoding type VII toxin-antitoxin system MntA family adenylyltransferase antitoxin, which produces MIEKIQTVAADIFRKYDKVVAVFLLGSAATSKLRPDSDIDMALLTESGKKILPSDFLSLSSSLSYEFSRTVDLGIISSKNLIYAREALLKGIPVFVRDEDKMNLLRANLLGMYIQFNEDRREIVEAYASR; this is translated from the coding sequence ATGATTGAGAAGATCCAGACTGTTGCGGCAGATATATTCAGGAAATACGATAAGGTCGTTGCTGTTTTTTTACTGGGAAGTGCTGCCACCAGTAAATTAAGACCGGATAGTGATATAGATATGGCTTTACTTACCGAATCAGGTAAAAAAATCTTACCATCTGATTTTTTAAGCCTTTCATCATCTTTATCTTATGAATTCTCAAGAACTGTTGATCTGGGGATTATCTCTTCGAAAAACCTGATCTATGCCAGAGAAGCCTTGTTGAAAGGTATTCCTGTGTTTGTCAGAGATGAAGACAAAATGAATCTGCTCAGGGCTAATCTTCTGGGGATGTACATTCAATTTAATGAAGATAGAAGGGAAATTGTGGAAGCCTATGCAAGCCGATAA
- the hepT gene encoding type VII toxin-antitoxin system HepT family RNase toxin, whose translation MNKSAIIERSLRRMREEYNANPQLDNFTHIDALILNLERACQAAIDLAQHLVAIKHLGMPQNSAESFHLLENSGIISSASTKSMIAMTGFRNIVIHEYQKLDMGILKQIVEEEYKSLILFCKEIGIEILVNE comes from the coding sequence TTGAATAAATCAGCCATTATTGAACGGTCTCTTAGAAGAATGAGAGAGGAATACAACGCAAATCCCCAACTGGATAATTTTACTCATATTGATGCATTAATCCTCAATCTGGAGAGGGCTTGTCAGGCAGCTATTGATTTGGCCCAGCATCTTGTCGCTATTAAGCATTTGGGAATGCCCCAGAATAGCGCGGAATCATTTCATCTTCTTGAAAATTCCGGAATAATATCATCAGCTTCTACTAAATCCATGATTGCCATGACAGGTTTCAGAAATATCGTAATCCATGAATATCAGAAGTTGGATATGGGGATTTTGAAGCAGATAGTTGAAGAAGAATACAAATCGCTTATTCTTTTCTGCAAAGAAATAGGCATTGAAATTCTTGTAAATGAATAA
- a CDS encoding acetate uptake transporter codes for MSNNSEARRILDQTANPAPLGLMGFGMTTVLLNIHNIGLFELNSMILAMGVFFGGLAQIFAGLHEQKKGNTFAATAFTSYGAFWLSFVALLELPRLGWAPASDDLSMGFYLLMWGIFTGFMFIGTLRLTRALQVVFGTLTLLFFLLAIKDFTGIAFVGRVAGVVGIFCGSSAIYTAMGEVLNELYSKEVLPLGYRK; via the coding sequence ATGTCCAATAACTCTGAAGCGAGAAGAATTCTCGATCAAACAGCCAATCCCGCCCCTCTGGGACTGATGGGATTCGGTATGACAACCGTACTGCTGAATATTCACAACATAGGGCTTTTTGAGCTCAATTCCATGATCCTTGCCATGGGAGTCTTTTTCGGAGGACTGGCTCAGATTTTCGCCGGCCTGCACGAACAGAAAAAAGGTAACACTTTTGCCGCAACAGCCTTCACTTCCTACGGAGCCTTCTGGCTGTCCTTCGTAGCGCTGCTCGAACTCCCCCGATTGGGATGGGCACCGGCTTCTGATGATCTGTCCATGGGGTTTTACCTGCTTATGTGGGGAATCTTTACAGGATTCATGTTTATCGGAACTCTGAGACTCACAAGAGCTCTTCAGGTCGTATTCGGCACGCTGACATTGCTTTTCTTCCTGTTAGCCATAAAAGATTTCACAGGTATCGCCTTTGTAGGACGAGTAGCCGGTGTCGTGGGAATCTTCTGCGGATCCAGCGCCATCTACACGGCCATGGGAGAAGTTCTCAACGAGCTGTACAGCAAAGAAGTTTTGCCCCTGGGTTACAGAAAGTAA